A segment of the Strix uralensis isolate ZFMK-TIS-50842 chromosome 12, bStrUra1, whole genome shotgun sequence genome:
GAAACAACTGTTGACACAGAGGTTCTTACCCTAGCCCAGCTCAGGTTTTTTGTGCACATAAGCTGCAACAAATTTCCTTCTTACTCTGTGATGCAATTCTGGATTCCATTCAGTTGACATCTAAAATATCTCTGTTCACATTAGCAAAACACACGCACACTTTACGCACTTCAACTTACAGTCACAGTAAACATTCTACCATTTACTGCATTAGCAAAATCATACAGCAGCTGGCATGGGGATCTTCTTACAAAGCTATGTGTAGACCAGGTAACAATACAAGCTGTTACCTTTCCTAGGTGACAACATAGTATTTTAAGGTCCAAAGTAATACTGTCTTTGTCTTTGTAATTAATAGCAGTTTCTCTATTTGCATTCCCTCAACCAGAGAGTATATTTTGCTCAAAAAGCATATCATGCAGGAAGGATAAATTTACTTCAAAAAGTTGCATGTAAGAAGTGACAATCTTTATCACCAACTCCCAAAACCAAGTTCTTCAAACTGAACAAAAGTTCCTGTAATCTTTAGAAGAAATAGAAGACCTCTCATCTATTTAGTCCTGCTATAAGGCCACATTGCACATTAATTTGAGAATATAAAACAGATACCTGTTGGTATGGAGTATTAACATCGACtagcttcctttttaaaaatctgattttgttaTCTGGAAAGCTGTAGTTTAGAAACTATTGTTTCCATGGTACTTCTTATATAGTTCCTTATATAGAAACTTACTGTATGATACTTCTTAAATAGAAATTTTCTATATAATACTTCTTACATAGTTTCTAGATAATTCTGCAGACAAGTTAAGAATGATACAATTAAATGATTTGGTAGACTCAGTTATATAGCATACATCATgcaaaaaatcttaaaataactAGCAGCTAATTTACTCCACATTAAAGCCTGTTTATGGAAGACCCCAAAATTTctacacaaagagaaaataacaagATGGCATGCAGAAAAGTTATACAATTTTTAATAGCAATAAAGAAACTTCaggcacatttttattttccagcttgAGTTCAAGActgttgaaagaaaagaaatttgaaCACTCCAGTAATCTGACATATTGTAGAGGGTCTTGCTGTGTTTGCAATCACGCTTCATGAAACAGATTTGTAAAACCCTGTACAATAAACCTACCTTCAATCTTGTTCAAATTTGTCTATTTCAGTACAAATATAGACCAAAAAGAATTtttgaagaaggggaaaagaaagaaaatgtttgacATCAAATACCTTGTCTGTTAGTTTGTAGGAATAAAGTTAAAAGTCCTTCAGTAAAAGCCCAATGAAAATCAAATCCCAATGTGCGATTTTAATTACAAGGCTAGGAGAAGAAAAGTTTCTGTCAGTCATCTGCAGACTGTACAGCAGAGATACAAGTTTTCCTCTCTACTGTGATTTAagttaaaggaaaaggaagaagagaagaaagagataaaaagattaaaaaaagagaaacagggaggaaaagaaaagggaggaaaagaaaagggagggtAGTGTAAGATGAAATGCTCCACCCCTCAAGTAATGATGCAAAATCTTACACCTCCAAGTGAGGTGTATAATAGTTACTTCAAATCCAAGTGACCAGAAGAATGCTACAGAAGATACTACACTATATATATGATGTATTCTTGCTGAGTAGATGTTgttgtttaaccccagccagtaactaagcaccacgcagctgcttgctcacttctccctgctcccagtgGGATGAAGAGAacgggaaaaaaataaaactaccaggttgagataagaagagttgaataactaaaataaaataacaataaaatataataatagtaatgaaaatgaatataacaaaaagagagataaaacccaagacaagtgatgcacagtgcagttgctcaccacccgctggcTGAAGCccgagcagcgatctgcccctcctgcccaactccccccagtttatatactgggcatgacgcCCTATGCTATGGAATAGCCCtctggctagttcgggtcagctgtcctggccatgctccctgctggcttcttgtgcactcccttgctggcagagcatgggaaactgaaaaaaaccttcatttAGGATAAAccctacttagcaacaactaaacatTGATGTGTTATCAATGTTATTCTgacactaaatccaaaacacagcactgtggcagctactaggaagaaaattaactccatcccagacaaAACTAGGACAGTAAGAATTAAATCTTGGGACTGTCATACCCCAaaaaagaaacatccatttttttaagcttgtaaaaggtttgaaattattttcctagCCATAGCAATTTAAAGCAGCAGAATTCCAGAAACACTATAAACCCCAAATTTCTGAATCTGTATTGCATGCCAAGTTGGGTCTATATCATAAAGTCTAGAATATGACTAACACACTTCACAGAAGTATCAAATAGAAGTCAATCAAAGAATCAGAAGTCTGAGAGTCATGTTTCCAAGGAAATCACCAAATGGACTTAAAACAGTGTAAAATGTAGATTATTTGAATGTGGGATTTTCATTTGACTTCCAAGTTTCTCGGGTTTGCCTACACCATATTTCCAGGTCTTTTTCTATAATAAAAGTATgcaagagattttattttaaataaaacttaaaattacAGGTAAGTACATGATTCCAGTAGATGAGAATATGGCAAAATATTAAACAGTCTGAGACTTGCAATAAATCCAAAAGAAACATTCAGCCTTCTGAAGTCTGTAGCTCTGTCTACTCTGACAGCTCTTCTCCTATGGCACCAGGCATGCATTGTACCAGCAAAGCTTTAGTGATCTTGAGTCATCCCTGAAAACCACCAGCTTTCACTTTTACTGGGCAAAAGTATAATCTGTAAACAATGTGATTTGTTGTTGAAAAATAACATCTTAGttgaaaatatgaaaaaccaTTGCTAGGAAATAGGAGGTCATAGTAAGGCCTTTTATTTTATGGTGATATAACAAGTTACTTCTCACATATGTAAATGACAGCTGTTCCAAGCCACATCCAGCCTCTGCGCTGATTTGTAGGACATTCAGGACTTCCATCTTTCTTCTTTGCACAACTGAATTCCCCTGAAATTGAAGAACTGCCCCTGATCAGGGCTGAGAAGACTTAATGTATCGCAAGAGGAGGCAGGGATAAGATTCCTGTAGCTTTCCTCTGGTGCTACAGGTAACAGCAGAGCCAGCTGAGTGTGAAGGAACGTGGGCCCGTTTCTCAGGGAAGTGGCAAGACCCAACAGCATTGCTGAGAAATGCAGCATCTCCTCTTTCCAAGCTTGCCCAAGCTGAATAGTGCTTTGAAAGGCTGCATGAGTGGTTTTGAAGGGAAAGAAATACCGATCTTTTAATTGGAAAGGAGAGCTAGAGACAAGGATGGCAAACCGGATCTGTATTCCAGGTACACGTGTGTGCGCCAACAGTTAAGAAAAAGTACCTTTCTCTCATCCAGGGGATGTTACTGAACAAGAACCTAGAAAGGGCAGTTCTCAATATTGGCAATATCTCACACTACTTGTCTGTGCATAATTCTCTCAAATTTCATTAAATTCAGGACAAGATTAGTCAGGAAATTTCAGAATAACAATTGAACAAATGGTCTTGCCatataacatttaaaagaaaaaaacttagaAAGTCTGCCAGTCCTCTTGTGGGAATAGAGGAtatagcaactttttttttcattctataaAACATGTCCTTTAAATATTTACTAGTCTTGTATTTTCTGCATGTGGCCACAGCCCAAGCAAAAGCCCTCTACCTCTCACTAAAGTATGCTTAAGAACATTCACTGCATATGTAATAAGAGTATTAAAGGATCCAGATGTGAATTAGAAAAACAACTGTGTCTATTATAGCTGAATTTCAAACTACTGGAGTAAGATCAAGCAGGAAAGTTGTGGTTTATTCCAGAGCACCACCCACACAATTCTCTGAGTAAGTTACCAAACGACAGTAAATCTAACcagtaaaatgcaaaacaaagctgtCACATCTGATTAAATTCCCAGGGACTGAATGGACAACTGGCAAGAGATTTTCTATAACTTCTCAAACTTTCAAAATAAACCTTATGTAGATGTACAGCCACAAATATAATAAAAGTCTGATTagaaactattattttctttggcTATAAAATATAACATATGATTCAACAAATTTGAGGAATACTTACAGGACTATTGTGTGGGAATGAAATTAAAGCTTCTCTTTTGAAACAGACGCAGTTTATTTTTGTACTCCAAACACCAGAGAAGTGAAATTTCAAGATGCATCACAGAACAGGTATTAGGAGAAAACAATACCTACACAGTGTTGTTGAAACACCAATGACAGCAGTTTAAGCAATATCAGCAACTACACTATTAACTCTGAAAGATTCTATAATCAGTgttacatttaattttgaaaactctGCTTGTTTTGGGAAGTACTGCCAGGCAAAGCAAATGTGTTAACATTCACCATGTCTAGGAGGTCCTAATTTCTTTCAAAGTTAGTTTTAACCTGTAATGGACGATACACATAAATTTTCCTTAAACTTATAACCTGATCataaagcatttgctttcaaaaagTTTAGGCACTCAGTCTGTAAGGCTGACCCTGTCCCAGCCTGTGCAGGACAGGCACAACCAGCACTGCTTTTTGTCAGGGCAGAGCAGACCTGTTCCTTGGATCAGTACGCACCTCTGTGTACCTCTGCGAACTCTCTACCCTTCCTCGGGCATATAGCCTCTGTTCTTCTCACTGATACAAATTTGGGCACAGGTTCTCAAACTCAGGGACTAGCGGGCCACTGCTAGTGGCCTTTATCCTGGATTGAGGGTCTGCTGCAAGCTGGGGCTCTGCCTGGTGCACCCGACCAGGCAGCAGGGCCGGGGCACAGCCCCACACCACAGCCAGGGAGCAGGTACCCTCGCAGGCCCCTTTGTGTCTTGCACCCCTCAGGTGCAATGTAAACCAGGCTTTCAGGAAAGCCGGCTTCCCCAGCACCCCTTTTGCTCTATCACAGTTGCCCCCTGGCACTCACAGCCATGGCAGGGGAGATTCTGCAGCACAGGCCAGTGTAAACACAGGAGTATTTAGGCTGAATCCTGGCAAAACCACTGAAACGCTGCACTGCCTGAGACCCAAGGGTGGGGGACAAGGGGGACAGGGTTGCAGGCACAGCGCGCCTCAGGCGGGGAGCAAGGCACATCTCcaagggagcaggagggagctcACTGGCGGCTGTGAGGGGagaggcggccccggcgggctgTGAGGGGAGAAGGCGCGGGAcgctgtgaggggagagggcgcgggaggctgtgaggggagagggcgcgggaggctgtgaggggagagggcgcgggaggctgtgaggggagagggcgcgggaggctgtgaggggagagggcgCGGGAGGCTGTGAGGGCTCTGGAGATTCAACACTGCCCAAGGAACGGGGCTGGGCCAGCCGGCCAACACCCCCACCCCTagctgagcagggctgggcgCAGCTGAGGGTACTGCCCGCCACAAACAACCACCGCCCGCCCTGCGCACCGGCGCAGAGCGGAACGCAGCTCCCGGCCTTAACGCCGTCGCCCCCCCTCTCGGTGGCCGTCTCTGCGGCTGCGCCGGCCGCAGCGCGGCTGACCGTACCTCCAGTCCGCCAGGGGGCGCGGAGCTGCCGCGCCCGCCCTCTTCTCGCCGCGCTCCCCCTCCTGCCGGGTGCGCGCGGTGCCGCTGGTCGGGGGGGCTGGGCTCCGCCACAACAGCGCGGCCTACTCGGGCGGGCcgcggccgctgccgccgccgccatgggcAAGAAGCACAAGAAGCACAAGTCGGACAAGCACCCCTAcgagggtgggtgggtgggcgGGCAGAGGGCTGCCGCCAGCGCGGCCCCGAGGCGGGCGCGGGCTCTCGGCCCTCactgccgcccgccccgccgcgggggcagcgcggcccggccgggcccacCCGCCGGGGCGTTTGAAAACTTAAGGGTGAAGCTGAGGCAGTGTGGGGAACGGGGCGGGGAGAGCGGCCTTCCCACCGCCGCGAAACCCGGGGCAGGGAGGCTGCGGATTGGCGTCGGGGCTCGGCTGGTGTTTGGGGGAGAAGCAGAAGCAGTTGTAGGgtctggaaagaaaaggagatcTGGTTTAGTGACAGCGTTCGAAAGGACTCTGCGGCAGCGGAGAGCTTGTGCTGTGCTATTCAGGCTGAGTATGAGAGTATGATCCCTGCGGTACTCACGCGGCTTATTTCTCTGCTGTTCTAAGAATATGTAGAAAAGCCACTGAAGCTGGTGCTGAAAGTTGGAGGAAGTGAAGTTGCTGAACTCTCTACTGGAAACGCAGGACTTGATTCCAGCCTATACGAAGACAAATCTGAACATGAAAAACACaaggacagaaaaaggaaaaagagaaagaaaggagaaaaacaagttcctggagaagaaaaggagaaaagaaagagaagagttaAGGTATGTTTTCATGCTAGTGCATTTTAGCAGAAAAAGTGCTTCAGCTTTCTCTAGTCTTCACATCAAAAGGTGAGCAGGTATGACCAACTTATCTTCTTAAATTGGAATACATTCAAACTCAGTATATTAGTTTTGCCAATTCCTTTTCTCCAggtatttttattagaaaaagatgAGTGAAGTCATCTGAAATTTctcatctttcaaaaaaatattggTGAGCAtaagaacacagaaaattaaaaaggggggggaaatTTTGTATCTAAAATCCATTTCTATAAAGTAGAATGAAGACTTTACAAgttcttaattaaaaagaaaaagtatttccctCTCAGGGTTCTTAATATGATAAGTAATTGTAATACATGTATTTGAAGCATTATGGGTACCTCTAATTTTATATTTCCTGACTATTTCTTACTAGGTTTTCTAAAACCTTCAAAAATCATCTTAGGGGCTTCGCTAGAGACAATTCTCTATGCAGGAAATAGTGCAGAGTCGTTCCTGTCATACTGTAAGTGACTGTctgtcacatttaaaaaaataattgtgatacATTGCATTGTATAGCTGAATTACTTTATTGGCCAGCAGATGGAGACAGTACATAAAGAATACAAGGTTTTtgaagacaaactttttttttttaaactatgtgaGGTTGTTTTGAAAAATCCAGAGAGCATTCTGTACAGCAATAATGCTGGTTTTACAGGTTTTCTAAGTTTCTATAAAAATCTTTTTAGGAGGATAAAAAGAAACGAGATCGGGACCATGCAGACAGTGAGGGAGAGCCGGAAATGAAATGTCAAACCCCTGTCAGATTGGAATTGCCACCAGAGAAACCACTGACAAGTACTTTATCAAAACAGGAAGGTAGGGGGGGGGGAAATTCTTTTGCTAATTGCAGTTTTCTTTAATTGACTCACattttattgttctttgtttctaTAGCAAGTGACGACATTTTTTGCTGTCTCAGTGTTTTTCTCCATCTCATACaaaaatttgaaattatgttACTGTATATCTCTTCTGCAGAATGGTATCAGGTCAGGTACCTATGGTCGGAGTGAGCAGAATGTCAAGTAAGGCCAAGAGAAAAGTAGATTCCCTATATATGTTGTGGGTTTTGCCACTGTATTCATTTATGATGAATTCTCAAGTTGCATCAGTTTAGTTGATTTTTAGTATCTTGGCAGTTTAGTGCCTCTTGCAGTCAGTTCTGTCTCACCCTTTCTCCCCCCACTTCTTTTTTCATCTAGAGGTGGAGCAGACACCGCTTCAGGAAGCTCTGAATCAACTCATGAGACAGCTGCAAAGGTAAAGGTCTATGCTACAGGCTTTCAGAGctatgaaatgaaaataacataCATTAAGGGAAGAGGCATATAAAAAGCTGAGTGAATTTACTGCTAAATATATTGCTAACAGGACTATTTTAGGCATTTAAATACGTGTTTAAGAACGCATACTTATAACTTCTCCTTAGCATAGGTTTCTTGTAAACACCTCCTGTTTCAAGTTtgaagtacttttaaaaatttccaaaAATAGGACAATTTTCTGATAATGTGATGCTTTTTTTGTAAGAACCTTTTTTCAAGGAGGCACAAGAGTTTGGAATGAACTTGCCCAAACTTCTTTTACCTTGAGTTCTATTTTTAGCATTATTTACTATAAAAAGGAAGTACACACTTGAAAACTTAAACCATGTTCTCTTACTGTCTTACTAACCAGATGTCTTGATTGAAACAGTCAGGTTTGCAGAATTTGCACTTCTTTCAAGTAGTCTGtagtttaagatattttttcttgaCCTTAAGAAGTAAGAATATCTGTATGTCTTGTATGAGAGTGGTTGAAAGATCTTTCCCTTGTCTCACCAGATTAAGCTTGAAACTTTTTTCACAAGTTTTCTCCTAACCTTAAATTTTCAAGACCTTGGTGTCAGTTTCAAGAAGCTAACAACCAGCTTCAaaattgtgtgtgtttgttctgGCTACCTTTCCATGCATACAGAAAGCAGCTGCCACTTTTGGTTTTGAATTCTGTCTCTCAGTTGGAAGCTATTGTGCAAGGCTTCCACAGGTGTTGCAGAATATCTGCACTGTGTGCATCTGCAGTTTGTATAGCAAAACGCTTTTCACTGTTCTGTAGCAACTTGGACTAGAAATCCTTAAGTCATAAGTAAGTCTCAGGAAAAAGACCTGAAATGCCAGGGGTTTCACCGGTGTGTGTAGTATCAGTGCTGGCATAGGAGGCCAGCCACGTGCTACAGGGTGTAGTGAAAGGCGTAAAAACAGTGGCTCTGGTGGAGAGATTCTTGCCAGTTTATCAACTAAAATACCAACTGGCTGTATTTGATTGTAATGTTATTAGAAACACCCAGGAACATCAGCGTATGTCAGAGATCACTGGAAGTCTTAggaaattttaatgtaaaaaactATTAACATTACATAGCCTGAAAATTAACATAATCATAAATACATTCTATCACAACTTTTAGCAACAGGCTTTCCCCTCTGTTAATTTCAGAGTAAGCAATGAATGATATGTATACGTTCTTATGACATTTGTTCCCATTATTTTTCAATGGCTTAATTAAAAATGGTGGGGGGGGTTTAATCTTCTTGGGAAGACAGGTAGATATCAAAATGTAGAACTAACTTCTAAAATATGTCTGGTATATGAGGTTGCATATGGGATCTTTTCAAACTCCAAAGTGAAAGATTATGCTGACACAAGCCATTTCTAGCTTTATGTTTTTGATTCCTTTTCAGCTTagtccttttctttctatttaataCCAAGTTCAGTGTGTTCTTTGTTGTAATTTGAAACATAAACTGTCTTTTAATTTCTTAACAGAAAGGATCcaagttctttcttttcttttcccgTGACTGACTTTATTGCCCCTGGCTATTCCATGATCATTAAAAACCCAATGGATTTTAGTACCATGAAAGAGAAAATCAAGAACAATGGGTACCAGTCCATAGAAGAATTAAAGGTAattctgtaaattttattttgactATACAGAGATGTATTATGCTAAATTGACTTGAACTCTAGTATTTTATGAGAATATAAAGATGCCAAAAGAACCAGTACTTCTGCCcaaagaaatgtttcttgttGAATTTTTGTGAGCAAATAGGTTCTggaattgaaaaagaaaacacttctggttTGTAAATGTGCATCTCAAAAGACACGGGTGGTTTCAGGTGTTAGCAGGATTAAGTAGAACCTGTCAGTTTGTCCTACAGTGTGTCATTTTAGATCTTAAGAATGAAAATGTTAGCATTTCTCTCAGACTGCTCTCTTTTTTTGAATGTATTGCCTCTCAAAAAATCAGGAGTCTAAATTCATTGACTTTGCCTGCTTGTTACTACTTTGTCATTTGCCTCCTGTCACCTAAGTTCTAGCCAGGCTTATCTAGATGTGTAGATCCACAACTAGTGAAGGCAAGAGGAGCTCAGTCCTGTTGGCAGCAACCGCTTAACCCCATGCTGTAGTGTGTCTAGTGGATTCGAGGGCTTGTTTTGAAGGCCcctaaagcttttaaaatatcagagggcttgttttgttttcttcagcagaaatatTCTCTAGTTCTTTACTGGGCTAGATGAGGACCTGAGAAGTGTAATCTGTGTGTAGTTAACAGCTGAATTTAGGCAGATGTTAGTTAATAGTATTGGTTGTATTTTCTTGTACATTCTTCTTCAGGGCTCCTAAACTTAAGAAGACTATTCGCTGTTGTTTCAGCTGTTGCTGGTTagttttccattttaactttttGTCCTTATAACTGAGAATGTAATAAAACATATCTACCTGTAGAGGCTCTGCAATGAGTATAGAAGTAAAGTTTCTAGCGCAGTCAttcaagaaattaattcaaacaaGCATACATTTCTTCATTGTAACTGAAACTTTGGCATATTCCTTACAATGATTTAACTCTGAAttgcagcttttctgtttttaaagtaagctttcttgtcttttttacattgcttcctttttcctttaatgaCTGCTAATTGGTCAGGGCAGTGTGTAATTTTAGCTAAGAGGACTTCCTTTAAAACTTTGGAAACTACAAACAATACTCAACACTTCAGAATACATTCAGGATGTTTAGTGGGGTGCTAGTTTTGAAACTTTAATCtcatttacattcttttttttgtttaaatttttaatggaACAAATGTCttaaattcattaatttaaaaatgttctttgaaGGTCTTTTTCCCTAACACTCAAGACACTGCATTTGCAACAAGAGTTTCAATACAGTGTACTGtaaaattttaactttcattCCAAAATTATTAATGTCTGTACAGGATAACTTCAAACTCATGTGTACTAATGCAATGATTTACAACAAACCAGACACCATTTACTACAAAGCTGCAAAAAAACTGCTGCACTCAGGGATGAAGATACTTAGCCAGGTAATagaaaatataaaccaaattGTTAAAAATTATGCTTCTTCCTTTTTGATCCCTCTTTCATTCCACTTTTCATACAGAGAtctcataaaaattaataaaagctaGCTTAATATTTGTCAGATGCTTGCATATTAGAATTTAAATAGTACATTGTTTTAAGGCTCATGCTTTACTACTGCTACCAGATGAGTTattgaagaaatatttgcatttaatacttcattttctAAACTGCCCTTATACTTGCTAGtataagaaagaaagaactgaaataaaatttatcCTCTATGGGTAGGTTACAAAAAGATTCACTGAAGTAGCAAATAGAAGGATTCcgatatttattttttttaggagaGAATTCAGAGCCTGAAACAAAGTATAGAATTCATGGCTGACCTGCAGAAGACAAGGAAGCAGAAGGACAAGACAGAGCTGCAGCAAAGTGGAGAAGATGAAAACGGTCCTGGGAAAGACAAAGGAGAACCTGTGGATGGTGACACTAAAGCGTTCAAAACAtccagcaaagaaaacaaaaagtgaagtATTATCTCAGTAACAGTTACAGGATAGGCCCTTTAAATGCTACTGAAACAAGATGACTTCCAGGGACCAGTGGATGTGGGTTTCTCTCTTTCTGGTATTGCCTATACACTACAACTTCATCTCAAGGGAGCAACGTGTATATAAAGTGTCCTCgtaaaccaaaaataaataagttTAGAATCTTTTACGATAccatcatttttttctgtaggtaaCCCTGTACTACTCTTCAACTCCATTACTTCAGTGATTTTCTATTTCAGTGTCTGTTTCACATAAGTGGTATTTTGGAGAAGGCTTGCAAGCATGACCTTTTAAACTTTTTGGTACAAATAACTATATAGTAAGCTtcaagtaccttttttttttttttttttttgcatagtagTTGTATTTGAAACATGTAAATGCATAGCTACAGAACATATACTTCCAGAAATTATCTTTTAATATCTAGAAATAATCCTTTCAATGTCTGAAATACTAGTGACTATTTTCACAGATTTGAAAATACAGAGTATCTAATATTTGaaaatttgtatttgaaaattcAGAGTATCTAATATTTTACCAAAAATATCCTTGTTAGTTTTGTGGGAGCAATGGCATAAAATCTGGCAACATGCTAAACTAGGACATCAGTGTGGCTGAAGTAAGTGAAACATAGAGACCTTTACAGCTAAAAAGCATTTGCTGATGTAAATCTTTGTCACGTTTTTTCCCCAGCTATATTAAATACAGGCATCttatattgatattttttttttgttagttgtTTTGTCTACAAAAACAGATTGCAAAAGTTGGcaaaaacaatttcttttgtgATGTTTAGCCAATTGGTGTCCGTTAAATGTCTGTTAAAGCTGGTAACTAAGTTGTGTGGGTTTTATTCACAGGAAGGACAAAGATCTACTTGAAGACAAATTACGAAACAGTAGCTTGGAAAGGGAACAAGAGCAGATCGATCGTATTGTTAGAGAATCTGGAGGAAAGTTAACAAGACGACTTGCGAACAGCCAGGTAAATCTTTGTGTATTTGGTAACTCCTTTCACTTTTTCATAAACCTGGCTTACTTAGCATCTTATGTCAATTGAAACTCAAGGTATGCTTTTACTACAGTTTACACCATTTTACACATGACTGATCATCTGTGGAACATCATAAGGTTAAACAAAAAGGCACATCAGTTGAACGCATGCTGAATTTCATCAGCAGAGAGTTCAGcttaaattttcagaaattctAGATTAAGTAGTAGAAAAGAATGAATAGTAGGAACCTCAAGAAAATATCTCAAATCTGACCTGCAAAAAACCCCATAGTTCTGAAACAGCCACATATCTGATCAAAGGTTACAGGGGAAGGAACCCAGTTTGGTAATACTGGGCCCATTTAGTTTTCTACATGAATTACATTTTATCCCTTAGCCTCTGTAGAAACTTTAATATTTATCATAATTGCTTAATTCCTTGTGCCTATACCAATAACAAAGTTAtctagtgaaaataaaaaagttagaGCAGCACTTATTTCTGAATCTGATCTTTCCAAATCCCTTTCTGATTTCTATGGATAGGACAGTTTCATTAGATGTTTTATTAGTTTAAGGACCATGAATTCCAATTAATATGTAAACTAAACCAATCTGATCTTATTTCAGTGtgaatttgaaagaagaaaaccagatgGTACGACAACTCTGGGCCTTCTTAATCCAGTTGACCTTACTGCAGGAGGTAAGTTGGCACAATTCAGGTAGGAAGCTGCTTTCACCTACCTGGTCTGCTGCTTTCTTGCTGGGGCAGATAGCAGATGCTGGCCAAGAACCAAATGCTTCTTTACAGTCTGATAAAGATCTGGATTTAaaaagctgcagctgagggagCACGTAGATGGGGACCAGTTGTG
Coding sequences within it:
- the BRD7 gene encoding bromodomain-containing protein 7, coding for MGKKHKKHKSDKHPYEEYVEKPLKLVLKVGGSEVAELSTGNAGLDSSLYEDKSEHEKHKDRKRKKRKKGEKQVPGEEKEKRKRRVKEDKKKRDRDHADSEGEPEMKCQTPVRLELPPEKPLTSTLSKQEEVEQTPLQEALNQLMRQLQRKDPSSFFSFPVTDFIAPGYSMIIKNPMDFSTMKEKIKNNGYQSIEELKDNFKLMCTNAMIYNKPDTIYYKAAKKLLHSGMKILSQERIQSLKQSIEFMADLQKTRKQKDKTELQQSGEDENGPGKDKGEPVDGDTKAFKTSSKENKKKDKDLLEDKLRNSSLEREQEQIDRIVRESGGKLTRRLANSQCEFERRKPDGTTTLGLLNPVDLTAGEPGYCPVKLGMTAGRLQSGVNTLQGFKEDKRNKVTPVTYLNYGPYSSYAPTYDSTFANISKEDSDLIYSTYGEDSNQGSFSIHDFLMKSQDYPFLMADSLLDVLTKGGHSRALRELETPLEEAEGPHERSDTIKDVKIMEIDIAARLDSANNDRLTALKAVTNFGMPMEEFDSEEAEIFQRKLDETTKLLRELQDAQNERLSTKPPPNMICLLGPSYREMHLAERVTNNLKELAQQVTPGDIVSTYGIRKAMGISVPLPDTEDSWVDLTEDFQEPKKPVTIPENECGPVTS